The genome window TATTATAACGCgattgattttaatttttttgcttgtggatttttgtgatttttttttgttgaaaagagTAGGCTGGGATTCACAATCTTCCAGGGTTGCCTGCTGGGGTGAAGTTTGATCCAAGTGATCAAGAGCTTCTTGAACATCTTGAGGCAAAAGTGAGATTGGATGCTCAGAAACTTCACCCTCTAATTGATGAGTTCATTCACACACTTGAGGGAGAAAATGGAATTTGCTATACTCATCCAGAGAAATTACCAGGTACTTACTCTACTAATCCTTTGCATTAGGATCAAGATTCATGTGCTTAATTAGTGTGAACATGCAATGCAAGAAATTAACCTGGTATTTGTTTAGTCATTCAAATAGCGGCTGGCCTTTTTTTGGCTATGGATTGTACATTTCAAGTGGATTTAAACTTTAACTATGTCAAAGATAGAGAGGATAGTACAAGAACAAGATGGTTGATAAAAGATTTTGAGCTATATATAAAAACAATAATAACTATGTcccagtcccaaacaagttgggattATGAGCTATATATACCCTTAATTTACTTGTTGTGAACTGATTTTAAATTTGATGTTATTCAAACTCTTTTAGATTCTGAAATACAATTTTGAAAATGCTCTATCAGAGGCACAACTAAACAAAGATTATGTTTTCATATATGGTCTAATAATGAGGTTACGTTATTATAGAATGTTGCCAAAAAGAATGGATTACTTTAAGAATACATTTTCATGTACTCGCATTAATTCTATGCATATTGATGCACCCATAGTGTAATAAATTATTTACATGTAGCTAAATAAATTGGTAACTAACTTGGTATATATTACAGGTTAAGTTACACTGATATATACTGtcagtgtatataacttaaatcctaatcaaatatttcaaatatGATTATTGACGTTGACAATTTGTTGtccattattttttttttatggtgCAGGAGTGTCTCAAGATGGCTTAATCCGACATTTTTTTCATAGACCATCCAAAGCATATACCACAGgtacaagaaaaagaagaaaagtacACACAGATATAGAAGGGAATGAAACTCGTTGGCACAAAACAGGCAAGACTAGGCCAGTTGTAGTTAAAGGCAAAGTGAAAGGACACAAGAAAATACTTGTACTCTACACAAACTATGGAAAGCAAAGAAAACCTGAGAAAACAAATTGGGTAATGCATCAATATCATCTTGGTGATAATGAAGATGAAAAAGAAGGAGAGCTTGTTGTATCAAAAGTCTTTTACCAAACTCAACCAAGACAATGTGGTAATTCTCTCCTTAGAAATAATTGTCCTCCTCCTGCAGTTAGAGCAAATATTGGTCAAGCATCTCAATTTAGGGACAATACTACATTTGTTCAATGCTTCAATAATCCAACTCTCATATCCTTCGATCAATATGAGCATAATAATCGTTCAACTCCTCGTCTTCCAAATTTTAATCTCCCTGACACTACATTTATTCCTTGACTACTTTTTTCCTTTTAGATGAGATAGTCATACGTTTTAACAGTTCTGAATAAGTTATCGAAACAGAATTATTATAAGCAGGAGGACGGGGAAGAATAAGGAGAGTTTCTCTTGTTATTGAGGACTATATACATAGGGTTTCAGGATCTTCTAGAAGTTGGAAGATGAAGCTCAGCTCCAAAGTTAAATTatcattttaataatatttatatttttgatgTGGTTATTTATGCAATTGATGCTT of Nicotiana tomentosiformis chromosome 7, ASM39032v3, whole genome shotgun sequence contains these proteins:
- the LOC104085330 gene encoding NAC domain-containing protein 73-like, producing MFLTKEMICINDSANEQSIPTNVNNESPKNTTKTRTCPSCGHLIKSEEKAGIHNLPGLPAGVKFDPSDQELLEHLEAKVRLDAQKLHPLIDEFIHTLEGENGICYTHPEKLPGVSQDGLIRHFFHRPSKAYTTGTRKRRKVHTDIEGNETRWHKTGKTRPVVVKGKVKGHKKILVLYTNYGKQRKPEKTNWVMHQYHLGDNEDEKEGELVVSKVFYQTQPRQCGNSLLRNNCPPPAVRANIGQASQFRDNTTFVQCFNNPTLISFDQYEHNNRSTPRLPNFNLPDTTFIP